Proteins encoded in a region of the Streptomyces sp. NBC_01298 genome:
- the cynS gene encoding cyanase codes for MVHAQFDNTARQALAVKAVDAKIREDLTWQRIADAAGLSVAFVTAAVLGQHPLPRASAEAVAALLGLDADDAVLLQTIPTRGSVPGGAPTDPTIYRFYEMLQVYGTTLKALVHEQLGDGIVFAINFKLDVKKVADPDGGERAVITLDGKYLPTKPF; via the coding sequence ATGGTGCACGCCCAGTTCGACAACACCGCCCGTCAGGCCCTGGCCGTCAAGGCCGTGGACGCCAAGATCCGCGAGGACCTGACCTGGCAGCGGATCGCGGACGCGGCGGGCCTGTCCGTCGCCTTCGTCACCGCTGCCGTGCTCGGCCAGCACCCGCTGCCCCGGGCCTCGGCCGAGGCCGTGGCCGCCCTGCTCGGCCTCGACGCCGACGACGCGGTGCTGCTGCAGACCATCCCGACCCGCGGCTCGGTCCCCGGCGGCGCCCCCACCGACCCGACGATCTACCGCTTCTACGAGATGCTCCAGGTCTACGGCACCACGCTGAAGGCGCTGGTCCACGAGCAGCTCGGCGACGGGATCGTCTTCGCGATCAACTTCAAGCTCGACGTGAAGAAGGTCGCCGACCCCGACGGCGGCGAGCGCGCGGTCATCACCCTGGACGGCAAGTACCTGCCGACGAAGCCCTTCTGA